The following coding sequences are from one Dysgonomonadaceae bacterium PH5-43 window:
- a CDS encoding hypothetical protein (product_source=Hypo-rule applied; cleavage_site_network=SignalP-noTM) has protein sequence MKKLFYLLLVALAFVACDDDNSGGGNYYQPFDLKGRTYYKTTTTTEGEEMFSVLEFKSMSSVVYSQRKETIDGEIVNGPNNYSCKFDYPALNIYEGKKVIATAHFENEDATIGDSLYVQSLGGLFLRR, from the coding sequence ATGAAGAAGTTATTTTATTTATTGTTAGTAGCTTTAGCGTTTGTCGCTTGCGACGACGATAACTCTGGGGGAGGTAATTACTATCAACCATTTGACTTAAAAGGTAGAACTTACTACAAAACAACAACGACTACCGAAGGTGAAGAAATGTTTAGCGTTCTTGAATTTAAGTCAATGTCGTCAGTTGTTTACTCGCAAAGAAAAGAAACCATAGATGGCGAAATCGTTAATGGCCCAAACAATTATTCTTGCAAGTTTGATTATCCTGCATTAAATATATACGAAGGAAAGAAAGTGATTGCTACTGCTCACTTTGAAAATGAAGATGCAACTATAGGAGACTCTTTGTATGTACAATCATTAGGAGGTTTATTTCTAAGAAGATAA